The following proteins are co-located in the Megalobrama amblycephala isolate DHTTF-2021 linkage group LG12, ASM1881202v1, whole genome shotgun sequence genome:
- the porcn gene encoding protein-serine O-palmitoleoyltransferase porcupine isoform X2, whose product MVWVVLLSLLCYLILFLCRHSSSRGPFLSITILIYLLLGEFHMMDTTTWHKMRGSQMVVAMKAISLAFDLDKGIVEKVPSPVEFMGYIYFVGTVIFGPWISFNSYMDAVESRKLSVSWFMKSVFSCVKSQLCLVISNCIAPYLFPYFIPVFGDKLLRNKKRKMRGSIKRWLQAYENTLSFHFSNYFVSYLGETTTTLAGAGFTEEKDNLKWDMTIAKPLNVEFPRSMVEVVTSWNLPMSRWLNTYVFKKALRYGSFTAIILTYTASALLHGLSFHIGAILLTLGFITYIEHVLRKRLSVILNACVLSKRCLSDCKHRHKKELWVYLINGTFSMLAVLHVTYLGSIFGSSTDDTDSDEDGMASHTIQKWMQLSWTSHWLTFGLWVLYRLIL is encoded by the exons ATGGTTTGGGTGGTGCTTCTCAGCCTCCTTTGCTACCTCATCCTCTTCCTGTGTCGTCATTCAAGCAGCCGCGGACCTTTCCTGTCCATCACTATCCTCATCTACCTTCTTCTGGG AGAGTTTCATATGATGGATACAACAACCTGGCATAAAATGAGAG GTTCCCAGATGGTAGTGGCCATGAAGGCAATTTCTCTTGCCTTTGACTTGGACAAAGGCATAGTGGAGAAAGTTCCCTCTCCAGTGGAGTTCATGGGGTACATTTACTTTGTGGGAACTGTCATCTTTGGACCTTGGATCAGTTTCAACAGCTATATGGATGCGGTAGAGAGTCGAAAACTT AGTGTCTCCTGGTTTATGAAGTCAGTCTTCAGCTGTGTGAAGAGCCAGCTCTGTCTAGTCATTTCCAACTGTATTGCACCCTATCTCTTTCCCTATTTCATCCCAGTCTTTGGAGACAAGCTGCTCCGCAA CAAGAAGCGAAAGATGAG AGGCTCTATTAAAAG GTGGCTACAGGCCTATGAGAACACCTTGTCCTTCCATTTCAGTAATTACTTCGTAAGTTACCTTGGTGAAACGACAACCACACTGGCAGGTGCTGGTTTCACAGAGGAGAAGGACAACCTTAAGTG GGACATGACAATAGCAAAGCCGCTTAATGTTGAGTTTCCCAGGTCTATGGTTGAAGTGGTCACTTCCTGGAACCTGCCCATGTCCCGCTGGCTCAACACCT ATGTGTTTAAGAAGGCTCTCAGATATGGGAGCTTCACAGCCATTATCTTGACATATACAGCGAGCGCTCTGCTACAT GGTCTAAGCTTCCACATTGGGGCAATATTATTAACACTAGGCTTTATAACATATATTGAACATG TGCTTAGGAAAAGATTgtcagtcattttaaatgcatgcGTCCTCTCCAAGAGATGTCTATCTGACTGCAAACACAGACATAAAAAG GAATTGTGGGTATATTTAATTAATGGGACGTTTAGCATGTTGGCAGTGCTACATGTAACATACCTGGGCTCTATTTTTGGCTCCAGCACAGATGACACGGATTCGGATGAG GACGGCATGGCTAGCCACACCATTCAGAAATGGATGCAGCTCAGCTGGACGAGCCACTGGTTGACCTTCGGCCTTTGGGTCCTGTATCGCCTTATTCTATAA
- the porcn gene encoding protein-serine O-palmitoleoyltransferase porcupine isoform X1, whose translation MGALSRQEFFQELGSGCLLPTVQQGLEQVWQLLLICLVCRLLWRLGLPSFLKHLSTVAGGFYTLYLFFELHMVWVVLLSLLCYLILFLCRHSSSRGPFLSITILIYLLLGEFHMMDTTTWHKMRGSQMVVAMKAISLAFDLDKGIVEKVPSPVEFMGYIYFVGTVIFGPWISFNSYMDAVESRKLSVSWFMKSVFSCVKSQLCLVISNCIAPYLFPYFIPVFGDKLLRNKKRKMRGSIKRWLQAYENTLSFHFSNYFVSYLGETTTTLAGAGFTEEKDNLKWDMTIAKPLNVEFPRSMVEVVTSWNLPMSRWLNTYVFKKALRYGSFTAIILTYTASALLHGLSFHIGAILLTLGFITYIEHVLRKRLSVILNACVLSKRCLSDCKHRHKKELWVYLINGTFSMLAVLHVTYLGSIFGSSTDDTDSDEDGMASHTIQKWMQLSWTSHWLTFGLWVLYRLIL comes from the exons ATGGGAGCTCTAAGCAGACAGGAGTTCTTCCAGGAACTGGGATCCGGTTGCTTGCTTCCGACTGTCCAACAGGGTCTAGAACAAGTATGGCAGCTGTTACTCATCTGCCTAGTATGTAGGCTGCTGTGGAGATTGG GTCTGCCCTCTTTCTTGAAACACCTGAGTACGGTGGCAGGCGGTTTTTACACTCTCTACCTGTTTTTCGAGCTACACATGGTTTGGGTGGTGCTTCTCAGCCTCCTTTGCTACCTCATCCTCTTCCTGTGTCGTCATTCAAGCAGCCGCGGACCTTTCCTGTCCATCACTATCCTCATCTACCTTCTTCTGGG AGAGTTTCATATGATGGATACAACAACCTGGCATAAAATGAGAG GTTCCCAGATGGTAGTGGCCATGAAGGCAATTTCTCTTGCCTTTGACTTGGACAAAGGCATAGTGGAGAAAGTTCCCTCTCCAGTGGAGTTCATGGGGTACATTTACTTTGTGGGAACTGTCATCTTTGGACCTTGGATCAGTTTCAACAGCTATATGGATGCGGTAGAGAGTCGAAAACTT AGTGTCTCCTGGTTTATGAAGTCAGTCTTCAGCTGTGTGAAGAGCCAGCTCTGTCTAGTCATTTCCAACTGTATTGCACCCTATCTCTTTCCCTATTTCATCCCAGTCTTTGGAGACAAGCTGCTCCGCAA CAAGAAGCGAAAGATGAG AGGCTCTATTAAAAG GTGGCTACAGGCCTATGAGAACACCTTGTCCTTCCATTTCAGTAATTACTTCGTAAGTTACCTTGGTGAAACGACAACCACACTGGCAGGTGCTGGTTTCACAGAGGAGAAGGACAACCTTAAGTG GGACATGACAATAGCAAAGCCGCTTAATGTTGAGTTTCCCAGGTCTATGGTTGAAGTGGTCACTTCCTGGAACCTGCCCATGTCCCGCTGGCTCAACACCT ATGTGTTTAAGAAGGCTCTCAGATATGGGAGCTTCACAGCCATTATCTTGACATATACAGCGAGCGCTCTGCTACAT GGTCTAAGCTTCCACATTGGGGCAATATTATTAACACTAGGCTTTATAACATATATTGAACATG TGCTTAGGAAAAGATTgtcagtcattttaaatgcatgcGTCCTCTCCAAGAGATGTCTATCTGACTGCAAACACAGACATAAAAAG GAATTGTGGGTATATTTAATTAATGGGACGTTTAGCATGTTGGCAGTGCTACATGTAACATACCTGGGCTCTATTTTTGGCTCCAGCACAGATGACACGGATTCGGATGAG GACGGCATGGCTAGCCACACCATTCAGAAATGGATGCAGCTCAGCTGGACGAGCCACTGGTTGACCTTCGGCCTTTGGGTCCTGTATCGCCTTATTCTATAA
- the cpt2 gene encoding carnitine O-palmitoyltransferase 2, mitochondrial — protein sequence MMAGLLSTQYNSALSKLNLLRNNPALSVLTSTQRQYSSKDGAGIEYLHKSVVPTMHYQKSLPRLPVPKLEDTIRRYLAAQRPLLNDEQYSNTEKVTRDFQSGAGKQLHEELVTLDKNNKHTSYISAPWFDMYLSARESVVLNFNPFMSFNPDPKPEYNDQLVRATNMVCSAVRFMKTLRAGLLEPEVFHLNPAKSDTDSFKRLIRWVPPSISWFGAYMVNAYPLDMSQYFRLFNSTRIPKYKRDELLTDDKGHHLLVIRRGNLYVFDILDRDGNLIKPAEVHAHLKYILTDPTEAPSFPLGVLTSENRDTWAGLRQKLLDAGNGEALQLVDTALFCLCLDEEVMRDHIHISHNMLHGDGCNRWYDKSFSIILAKDGQAAINFEHSWGDGVAVLRFQNEVFKDTTEKPLVGPGSQPASVDSASAVRRLGFKLDEELKAGITKAKENFHAAVSKLTIDAMEFKKGGKEQLKKKKLSPDAIAQLAFQMGFLRQYGQTVATYESCSTAAFKHGRTETIRPASVHTKRCAKAFVQQPGQHTVEQLQGLLSECSKYHGQLTKEAAMGQGFDRHLFAMRYLANSKGMALPSLYQDPAYAAINHNILSTSTLTSPAVSLGGFAPVVPDGFGVGYGVHDEWIGCNVSSYPARNVHEFLKCVHKSLEDIFTVLDGKPIH from the exons ATGATGGCAGGGTTGCTCTCTACGCAATATAATTCAGCACTGAGTAAATTAAACCTGTTAAGGAATAACCCTGCCCTGTCAGTCCTAACGAGCACTCAACGTCAATACAGTAGTAAGGATGGAGCTGGGATTGAGTATTTACACAAAAGTGTCGTCCCGACCATGCACTACCAGAAGAGTTTACCAAG GTTACCAGTTCCAAAATTGGAGGATACCATACGGAGATATTTGGCAGCCCAAAGACCCTTGCTGAATGATGAACAGTACAG CAATACAGAGAAAGTAACACGCGATTTCCAGAGTGGTGCAGGCAAGCAGTTACACGAGGAACTTGTGACTTTAGACAAGAACAACAAGCACACCAGCTATATATCAG CTCCATGGTTTGATATGTACTTGTCTGCTCGGGAGTCTGTTGTGCTCAACTTCAACCCCTTCATGTCCTTTAACCCTGACCCCAAACCCGAGTACAATGACCAGCTTGTGCGGGCCACCAACATGGTGTGCTCAGCTGTCCGGTTCATGAAGACCCTTCGTGCTGGTTTGCTTGAGCCGGAGGTGTTTCACCTTAACCCGGCCAAAAGTGACACAGATAGTTTCAAGAGGCTGATCCGATGGGTGCCCCCCTCCATCTCATGGTTTGGAGCCTATATGGTAAACGCCTATCCTCTGGATATGTCACAGTACTTCCGCCTTTTCAACTCCACACGTATACCCAAGTACAAGCGTGATGAGCTCCTCACAGACGACAAGGGCCACCACTTGCTCGTAATAAGACGAGGCAACCTGTATGTGTTTGATATTCTGGATCGGGACGGTAACCTGATAAAGCCTGCTGAGGTTCATGCTCACCTGAAATACATCCTGACAGACCCCACAGAAGCTCCTTCATTCCCGTTGGGTGTTCTAACCAGTGAGAATAGAGACACTTGGGCAGGCTTAAGACAAAAACTGCTGGATGCTGGAAATGGCGAAGCTCTGCAGTTAGTAGACACCGCTTTGTTTTGCCTCTGCCTGGATGAGGAGGTGATGAGAGACCATATTCACATCTCTCACAACATGCTTCATGGAGATGGCTGCAACCGTTGGTATGACAAGTCCTTCAGTATCATCTTGGCTAAGGACGGACAGGCGGCCATCAATTTTGAGCACTCTTGGGGTGACGGCGTGGCCGTTCTCCGCTTCCAGAATGAAGTCTTCAAGGACACGACGGAGAAGCCTCTGGTTGGCCCTGGCTCTCAGCCCGCATCTGTGGACTCTGCCTCTGCAGTGCGCCGATTAGGGTTCAAACTTGATGAAGAGTTAAAAGCTGGAATCACAAAAGCCAAAGAGAACTTCCATGCCGCCGTGTCAAAGCTCACCATCGATGCCATGGAGTTCAAGAAAGGTGGAAAGGAGCAACTTAAGAAGAAGAAGCTGAGCCCGGATGCCATTGCACAGCTTGCTTTCCAGATGGGCTTCCTACGGCAGTATGGCCAGACTGTCGCCACATATGAGTCCTGTAGCACCGCTGCCTTTAAACACGGTCGCACAGAAACAATCCGTCCCGCTAGCGTCCACACAAAGCGCTGTGCCAAGGCCTTCGTCCAGCAGCCCGGACAGCACACAGTGGAGCAGTTACAGGGGCTGTTGAGTGAATGCTCCAAATACCACGGGCAGCTCACTAAAGAGGCAGCCATGG GTCAAGGGTTTGATCGCCATCTTTTTGCAATGCGCTACCTGGCTAATTCGAAAGGAATGGCACTGCCCAGTCTGTACCAGGATCCAGCATATGCCGCCATAAACCACAACATCCTGTCCACCAGTACTCTCACCAGCCCTGCGGTCAGTCTGGGCGGGTTTGCTCCTGTGGTGCCTGATGGTTTCGGAGTGGGCTATGGCGTCCATGATGAATGGATCGGATGCAATGTGTCCAGCTACCCTGCTAGAAATGTTCATGAGTTCCTTAAGTGTGTTCACAAGTCCTTGGAAGACATTTTTACAGTCCTTGATGGAAAACCCATTCATTGA
- the magoh gene encoding protein mago nashi homolog, with protein sequence MSTSDFYLRYYVGHKGKFGHEFLEFEFRPDGKLRYANNSNYKNDVMIRKEAYVHKSVMEELKRIIDDSEITKEDDALWPPPDRVGRQELEIVIGDEHISFTTSKIGSLIDVNQSKDPEGLRVFYYLVQDLKCLVFSLIGLHFKIKPI encoded by the exons ATGTCCACGAGTGATTTTTATTTGAGGTACTATGTGGGCCATAAAGGTAAATTCGGCCACGAATTTCTGGAATTTGAATTCAGACCGGACG gCAAGCTGAGATATGCAAACAACAGTAACTACAAGAACGACGTCATGATCCGAAAAGAG GCTTATGTTCATAAAAGCGTGATGGAAGAGTTGAAGAGAATCATTGACGACAGTGAGATCACAAAAGAAGACGATGCCTTGTGGCCCCCTCCAGACAGGGTCGGCCGACAG GAACTGGAGATTGTCATTGGTGATGAACACATTTCATTCACAACCTCCAAAATTGGATCTTTAATTGACGTCAACCAGTCCAA GGATCCAGAAGGACTCAGAGTCTTCTACTACCTGGTCCAGGACCTCAAATGCCTTGTATTCAGTCTCATCGGCCTCCACTTCAAAATCAAGCCCATCTAA